From the Streptomyces sp. SN-593 genome, the window CACCACGCCAACCCCAACCACGAGGAGCTGGACCCGGACGTCAGCCCGGACGTCCTGGTCTGGTCGCAGGGCCAGGCCCGCAGCGCGCGCGGCGTGGCCCGCTGGATCGGCGGCCGGCAGGCGTACTGGTTCTTCCCGCTGCTCACCCTCGAAGGCATGAACCTGCACGTGGCCGGAGTGCGGGCGCTGTTCCGGCCCGCGTACAAGCAGCGCACGCTGGAGGCCGTACTGCTCGGCGCGCACGTCGTCGCGTACGTCACGGCGCTGCTGCTGGTCCTCACCCCGCTCCAGGCACTGGCGTTCGCCGCCGTCCACCAAGCGGTGTTCGGCGTCTACATGGGCTGCACCTTCGCGCCGAACCACAAGGGCATGCCGACGCTGACCGGCAAGGACCGGCCGGACTTCCTGCGCCGCCAGGTGCTCACCTCGCGCAACGTGCGCGGCGGGCGGCTGACCGACCTCGTGCTCGGCGGGCTGAACTACCAGATCGAGCACCACCTGTTCCCGAGCATGCCCACGCCCCACCTGCGGCGCGCCCAGCCGATGGTGAAGGCGTACTGCGCGGAGCTGGGCATCGCGTACGCGGAGAGCGGGCTGGCCTCCTCCTACGCCCAGGCTCTGCGCCACCTGCACCACGCCGGCGCGCCGCTGAGGGCGGGCGCCACCGCCTGACCAAGCCGCGGACCCGGTCCGGAGTCGCGGACCGGAGCCGCCGACCCAGGCGAAGCCGTACGGCGGCGGGTACGCCGCCGCCGAAAGCATGAGACGGTGAGTCCGTTCCCCCGTTCCCTCACCCCTGTCGAGGCATGATGCGCGTGACCATCGCCCGCCACCACTTCTACTTCCACCCGTCCGAGGTCGAGCAGGCGATGAGCGGGGTCGCTCCCGAGCCCGTCACCGGCAGTTCCGTCGACATCGGCGGAGTCCGCTACCCGGTGATGCAGGTCGGCGCGACCCTCACCCGCCAGGACCGGCGTGACTTCAACGCGGGCGAGGTGGAACGGGCGATGCAGGCGCTCGGCTTCCCGCTGCACAGCACCACGGCCGGCTGAGGCCGGTTCCTCCGCCACGGGGCGGCGCCGGGCCTCACCACCGCCCGCCGCCGCCCCGTGGCGGTCGCGGTGCCGGTCGGGGCCGGTAGCCGCCGGCCGACGGGGCACGGGCGCCGCCCGGCCCGTCGTGCGGCGGGGCCTGTCGCGCGACGGGGCCCGCAGCGGGGAGAATGCGAGGTCCCTCCCATACGCAGGGACGCAGAGAGGCGGATGACGTGGCGCAGCAGGTGCGGGGTGTGGTGGCGCGGGGCAAGGGCGCGGCGGTGGGGATCGAGACGATCGTGGTGCCGGACCCCGGTCCGGGCGAGGCGGTGGTCGCGGTGCAGGCGTGCGGCGTGTGCCACACCGACCTGCACTACCGCGAGGGCGGTATCGGCGAGGACTTCCCGTACCTGCTCGGCCATGAGGCCGCCGGCGTGGTGGAGTCGGTCGGCGAGGGGGTGACCGAGGTCGGGCCCGGGGACTTCGTGGTGCTCAACTGGCGTGCGGTGTGCGGCGACTGCCGGGCCTGCCGGCGCGGCCGGCCGTGGTACTGCTTCGCCACGCACAACGCCGCGCAGAAGATGACGCTGCTCGACGGCACCGAGCTGTCCCCCGCGCTGGGCATCGGCGCGTTCGCCGACAAGACGCTGGTGGCGGCCGGGCAGTGCACCAAGGTCGATCCGGCGGCCTCGCCCGCCGCCGCGGGCCTGCTGGGCTGCGGGGTGATGGCCGGGCTCGGCGCGGCCATCAACACCGGCAACGTGGGCCGGGGCGACTCGGTCGCGGTGATCGGCTGCGGCGGGGTCGGCAACGCCGCGGTGGTCGGCGCCCGGCTGGCCGGCGCCGCGCGGATCATCGCGGTGGACGTCGACGACCGCAAGCTCGCCACCGCCCGGAAGCTCGGCGCCACCCACACCGTCAACTCCCGCGGCAGCGAGCCGGTCGAGGCGATCCGCGAGCTGACCGGCGGCTTCGGCGCCGACGTGGTGATCGAGGCGGTGGGCCGCCCCGAGACCTACCAGCAGGCGTTCTACGCCCGCGATCTGGCCGGGACCGTGGTGCTGGTGGGGGTGCCGACCCCGGAGATGAAGCTCGAACTGCCCCTGCTCGACGTGTTCGGGCGGGGCGGTGCGCTCAAGTCCTCCTGGTACGGCGACTGCCTTCCCTCGCGCGACTTCCCGATGCTGATCGACCTCTACCTCCAGGGCCGCCTCGACCTCGACGCCTTCGTCACCGAGACGATCGAACTGGCCGACGTGGAGCAGGCGTTCGCCCGGATGCGGGACGGCGACGTGCTCCGCTCGGTGGTCGTGCTCTGATCGCGCCGGCCGCCTGAGGGGCCCGGTCCGTCCGACCGGCCGGACCGGCCCGCTCGACCCGGCGGCCCGGCCCGCTCGACGCGACGGACCGGCCGTCCCCGGGTGTCCGGGGCGGCCGGTCGGCGGAACGCGGCCGGGGCGGAGCGGTTCACGCGGCGAGTGCCGGGTGCAGCACCACCTTCGTGTAGCCCTCCACCCGCTGGTCGAACTTCTCGTACGCCATCGGCGCCTGGTCCAGCGGGAGTTCGTGGCTGACCACGAAGCTGGGCCGGGCCCGCCCCGCGGTGATCAGGTCGCGCAACTGGCGGTTGTACCGCTTGACGTTGCACTGCCCGGTGCCCATCCGCTGGCCCTTCTCGAACATCTTGCCGATCGAGACCAGCAGTTGGCCGTGGCGCGCGTGCTCGTCGGGACCGCCGGGGTCGGACGGCACGTAGAGGCCGGGAATGCCGAGCCGCCCGGTCGGACGGACCGTCTCGACCAGGGAGTTGAGCACGGTCGCGGGCTCCTCGTGGCCGGCGTCGTGGGCCTGCGCCTGGTAGCCGACCGCGTCGACACCCTTGTCGGTGCCCTCGCCGCCGGTACGGTCCCGGATCTGCTCGGCCGGGTCGCCCTGCGTGAAGTCGATCGGGATCGCGCCGATCTCCTCGGCCTTCGCCAGTCGCTCGGGCACCCGGTCGACCACGAAGACCTTCGCCGCCCCGCGCAGCAGCGCGGAGTACGCGGCCATCAGTCCGACCGGCCCGGCGCCGTAGACGGCGACGGACTCGCCGGGGGCTACCTCGGCCAGCTCGCAGCCGTGGTACCCGGTGGGGAAGATGTCGGCGAGCAGCACGAAGTCGGTCTCGAACTGCTCGCCCGGCGGGAGTTTCAGGCAGTTGAAGTCGGCGAACGGCACCCGCAGGTGCTCGGCCTGGCCGCCGACGTACGGGCCCATCGCCACGTAGCCGTACGCGCCGCCGGCGAACCCCGGGTTCACCGTGAGGCAGAAGCCGGTGTTGCCGGCCAGGCAGTTCTTGCAGAAGCCGCAGGCGACGTTGAACGGCATGACCACGCGGTCCCCGACCTTCAGGGACGTGATGCCGGCGCCGGTCTCCTCGATGATGCCCAGGTTCTCGTGGCCGAAGACGATGCCGGCCTCGGCCGCGGTGCGGCCTTCGTACATGTGCAGGTCCGAGCCGCAGATCGCGGAGGACGTGATGCGGACGACCACGTCGTTGGGGTGCTGGATGCCCGGGGTGTCGACATCCGCGACCGCGACGGAGAAAGGTTCCTGATAGACGACAGCCTTCATGTTCACCACCTCCGTGGTCCTTCCAGCCAACACCCGGGGAGGACACATCTCAAACGCAGCCGCGGACGCGCACGGGCCGCGGTCCGGAAACGGCCCCCGGGCGGGACCCGGGCGGGCCGCGGACAGGATCCCGGGCAGGCCGCGGACGGGCCGCAGACGGGCCGCGGACAGGACCCGCGCGGGCCGCGGGCAGGCCGCGGGCGGAACCCGCGCGAGACCCGGTTCCGTAAACGTTGCCGTTCTCCTTGACACCCCCGCGGGCAGGCACGATCCTCCTGGAGGTGCTTGAGAGAGCGCTCTCAGACAGCAGGCACCGGCCGCCGGGTCCTCTCCGGCCGGCGGCGCGCGAGAAGGGCTCCACCCCCACGGCAGCACCGGAGCGATCCCCCACGACAGAAGGAGAGGCAGGACGCATGTCCACCCCACAGACGCGCGTACCACCGCCACCGCGCCGCCGAGGCGCCGGCGCACCGCACGGAAACGGTTCCGGCATCCGCCACGGCGTCCGTCACGGTATCCGGCGGCGCCTGCGCGGCGGCCGGGCCCTCGTCGGGCTGGTCGCCGCGGTCGCGGCGTTCACCGGCCTCGCCCTGGCCGGATCGCCGACCGCCCTGGCCGTCACCGGCGCGCAGACGGCCGGGGGCGCGGCGCCGGCGGCGGCCGCCCGGCCGGCCGCGGCGCCCTCCGAGGTGCCGGCCGCGCCGGCCGGCTTCAGCACCACCTGGAGCGACGACTTCGACGGCGCCGCCGGCACCGGCCTGGACACCGGCACCTGGCGCTACGACGCCGGCGCCGGCTGGACCTTCGGCACCGGCGAGATCGAGACCATGACCGACAGCACCGCCAACGTCTACCAGGACGGCAGCGGCCACCTGGTGCTCAAGGCGCTGCACAGCGGCACCGACCCGGCCTCCGGCTGGACGTCGGGCCGGGTGGAGACGCAGGCCGACGGGTTCGGCGCGCGGCCGGGCGGCGTGGTCCGCGTGCAGGCGTCGATCCAGCAGCCGAACCTCGACACGACCAACGGCGCGGGCTACTGGCCGGCGTTCTGGATGCTGGGCTCACCGCTGCGGGTCGGGGTCGGCTGGCCCGGCTCCGGCGAGGTCGACATCATGGAGGACATCAACGCCCGCAGCTCGGTCTTCGGCACGCTGCACTGCGGGGTCAGCCCGGGCGGCCCGTGCAACGAGTCGACCGGCATCGGCTCCGGCGAGCGCGCCTGCTCGGGGTGCCAGACCGGCTACCACACCTACGCGGTGGAGATCGACCGCTCGACCTCGCCCGAGCAGATCCGCTACTACCTCGACGGGCAGAACTACTTCACCGTCAACTCCGGCCAGGTGGACGCCGCCACGTGGGCCAACGCCGTGGACCACAGCTTTTACGTGATCTTCGACCTGGCGATCGGCGGGGCCTTCCCGGGCGCCTTCGGCGGGGGACCGACGGCCGCGACCGCCTCCGGCGGCCAGATGAACGTCGACTACGTGGCCGTCTACAACAAGCCCGCCGCCGGCGACCTGGGCCCGGACATCGCGCTGGGCAGGCCGACCACGTCCTCGTCGAACGAGAGCGCGGACTTCCCCGCGTCCAACGCGACCGACGGCGACATCTCCACCCGCTGGTCGAGCGGCTTCGCCGACCCGCAGTGGCTCCAGGTGGACCTCGGCCGTTCCTACGACCTCACCCACGCCGGCCTGACCTGGGAGGCGGCCGCGGCGGCGGCCTACCAGCTACAGGTGTCGTCCGACGGCCAGAACTGGACCACCGTCGCCACGAACGCCAACAGCCCGCAGGACCTCCAGGACATCGCGCTGCACACCACCGGCCGCTACGTGCGGGTCTACGCGACCGCGCGGGCCAGCCAGTACGGCGACTCGCTCTACGAACTCGCGCTGTACGGCACGCCGTCCGACGGGAGCGGGCCGGGCGGCCAGGCGACCCTGCTCTCCCAGGGCAGGGCGGCCACCGCCTCCTCGGCGGAGAGCGCGGCCTTCCCCGCCTCCGCGGCGGTCGACGGCGACGCCGGCACCCGCTGGTCCAGCGGCTTCGCCGACCCGCAGTGGCTCCAGGTGGACCTCGGCGCCACGCACACGATCAGCCAGGTGAAGCTGGACTGGGAGACGGCGTACGGCACGGCCTTCCAGCTCCAGACCTCGCCCGACGGCCGCACCTGGACGTCCGTCTACTCCACCACGAGCGGGACCGGCGGCGACCAGACGCTGTCGGTGGCCGGATCGGGCCGCTACGTACGCCTGTACGGCACGCAGCGGGCCACGCAGTACGGGTACTCCCTGTGGGAGTTCCAGGTCTACGGCACCTGATCCGGACGCGCCCTGGTGACCACTCCCCGCCGCACCAGGGCGCCCCTCCCACCGGGGCGCGCGGGCCGGGCTGTCAGGACCGGCCCGCGCGGCTCCCGCGCCGCCCCGGCCCCCGCGGCGGCCACTGGCACGTAAAGGGGGTGCCAGGAACAGCGCGCCGGGCGTCAGGGGCGCGTCAAGGAACGGCTCACCGGCCCGCCGCCGACCTAGCGTTTCCGGACATGGGAAGCGGTGAGCACTACGGCGCGGCACCCCGGGCGCGGATCCGGGTCGAGGACGGTCCCGCGGTCGCGCACGACCGCGCGTGGGCCGGGCGGTTGTGGAGCGCCTACGGCGCGGCCGCGACGGTACTGGCCGTGGCGCTGGTGACGGACGGGTGGGACGGCACGCTGGACGTCCCGCGGCTCGCGGCGTGCGGGGCGCTCGCGCTCGCGCTGTTCGCGATCCTGCTGCCGGCGCGGACCTCGGCGGGCGACGGCTGGCTGGACGTGCGCGGGCTGCTGCGCGGTCGGCGCGTGCACACCGGGTACCTGGTCTCGGCGCGGTTCCTGGGCGAGATCGACCGGCGGGTGGTGCTGCGCGACGCGTTCGGCGGACGGGTGTCGGTGGAGGTGCGGGTGCTCGTGGCGAACCCGTTCCTGTGGCACGAACTCGACCGCGGCGCCCGGCGCTCGCACGCCGCCGGGCTGCTCCAGGACCGGGACGCGCTGCGCGAGCTGGCGGAGGCGATCGACGCGGCCGGCGCCCGGGACCTGCTGACGTCCGCGGGCATGCGCTGAGGCGCCCGTGGTCACAGGGTGCGTACCGGGGCCCCCGCGCGCCACGCGGCGATGTCCTCCACCGCGTCGGTGAAGAAGATCCGGTAGGTCCGGTCGGTGACGTAGCCCATGTGCGGGGAGAGCAGGGTGCGGGGCGCGGAGCGCAGCCAGTGGCCGTCGGGCAGCGGCTCGGTGTCGAACACGTCGAGGCCGACCCCGGCCGGGCGGCCGGCCTCCAGCGCGCGGCGCAGCGCGCCCTCGTCGACCAGCCCGAACCGCGAGGTGTTGACGAGGTAGGCGTCCGGGCGCATGGCACCCAGTTCGGCGTCGCCGACGATGCCGCGGGTGTCGTCGGCGAGCACCATGTGCACGGTGGCGACCTTCGCGGTGGCGAACAGCTCGTCCTTGGTGACCGCCCGGGCGCCGCCCCGCGCCGCGCGCTCCGCGGTGAGGTGCGGGCTCCAGGCGACCACGTCCATGCCGAACGCGGCGCCGACCGCAGCCACCTGGGCGCCCAGCCGGCCGAGGCCCACGACGCCCAGCACCTCGCCCGCCAGGTCCGGCGCGATCCGCTGCTGCCAGCCGCCGGCCCGGACCGCGGCGTCGTCGTCGGCGACCCGCCGGACCAGGCCGAGGATCATCGCCCAGGTCAGCTCGGCGGTGCCGGTCGGGTGCGAGCGGGTGCCGCAGACCAGCACGCCGAACTCGGCGGCCGCGGCCAGGTCCAGGGACGCGTTGCGCATCCCGGTGGTGACCAGCAGCCGCAGCCGGGGCAGCCGCTGGAGCACCTCGCGCGGGAAGGCGGTGCGCTCGCGCATCGCCACCACCACGTCGAACGGCTCCAGGGCGGCCACGAGTTCGTCGCGGTCGGCCAGGTGGCGGGGGAAGAAGACCGTCTCGGCCCCGGGCAGCCGCCCGGACCAGTCGGCCAGTTCCCCGGCGACCTGCTGGTAGTCGTCCAGTACGGCGACGCGCATCGGCACGGCGGTTCTCCTCCTGGTCGTCGGTCGTCCCTTCCGGCCCCGCGATCCTACGACCGCGCTCCGGGAGTCCTTCCCCCGCCGTCACCGTCGACGCCGCCGTCACCGTCGACACGGTCGTCGCCGCCTTCGAGGTCGCCCTCGGTGTCCAGGTAGACCTGGCGCAGCTCGGCGAGCACCGCGGGGTCCGGCTCGGCCCACATGCCGCGCGACTCCGCCTCCAGCAGGCGTTCGGCGATGCCGTGCAGCGCCCAGGGGTTGGCGTCCTGGAGGAAGGCCCGGTTGGCGGGGTCGAGGACGTACGCCTCGGTGATCCTGTCGTACATCCAGTCGGCGACGACGCCGGTGGTCGCGTCGTAGCCGAAGAGGTAGTCGACGGTGGCGGCGAGTTCGAAGGCGCCCTTGTAGCCGTGCCGGCGCATCGCCTCGATCCAGCGCGGGTTGACCACCCGGGCGCGGAAGACCCGGGAGGTCTCCTCGACCAGGGTGCGGGTGCGCACGGTCTCGGGGCGGGTGGAGTCGCCGATGTACGCCTCGGGGGCGGTGCCCCGCAGCGCCCGCACCGCGGCGACCATGCCGCCGTGGTATTGGAAGTAGTCGTCGGAGTCGGCGATGTCGTGCTCGCGGGTGTCGGTGTTCTTCGCGGCGACCGCGATCCGGCGGTAGGCGGTCTCCATCTCGCCGCGCGCGGGGCGCCCGTCCAGCCCGCGGCCGTAGGCGTAGCCGCCCCACACCGTGTAGACCTCGGCGAGGTCGGCGTCGGTGCGCCAGTCGCGGGAGTCGATGAGCTGGAGCAGCCCGGCGCCGTACGTGCCCGGTCGGGAGCCGAAGATGCGGGTGGTGGCGCGGCGCTCGTCGCCGTGCTCGGCGAGGTCGGCGCGGGTGTGGGCGCGCACGTGGTTGCGGTCGTCGGGCTCGTCGAGCGAGGCGGCCAGCCGCACCGCGTCGTCGAGCAGGCCGACGGTGTGCGGGAACGCGTCGCGGAAGAAGCCCGAGATGCGCAGCGTGACGTCGATCCGGGGGCGGCCCAGCTCGTCCGACGGCACCGGCTCCAGGCCGGTGACCCGGCGGGAGGCGTCGTCCCACACGGGGCGGACGCCGAGCAGCGCCAGCGCCTCGGCGATGTCGTCGCCGGCGGTGCGCATCGCGGAGGTGCCCCACAGCGACAGGCCCACCGACGCCGGCCAGTCGCCGTTGTCGGCGCGGTAGCGGGCCAGCAGCGAGTCGGCGAGGGCCTGCCCGGTCTCCCAGGCCAGCCGGGAGGGCACCGCCTTGGGGTCCACGGAGTAGAAGTTGCGGCCGGTGGGCAGCACGTTGACCAGGCCGCGCAGCGGCGAGCCGGACGGTCCCGCGGGCACGAAGCCGCCGGCCAGCGCGTGCACGGTGCGGTCGATCTCGGCGGTGGTCGCCCCGAGCCGGGGTACCACCTCGCGGGCGGCGAAATCCAGGACGGCGGCGGCCTGCTCGCCGTGGTCCGCGGTGGCGGCGGGCACGGCGGCCGGGTCCCAACCGGCGTCCTCCATCGCCTGCACCAGGGCGCGGGCGCGCTCCTCGACGGCGTCGGCTGCGGTGCGGGTGGCGGCGGACTCGTCCAGGCCGAGGGCCTCGCGCAGGCCGGGCAGGGCCGCGGTGCCGCCCCAGATCTGCCGGGCCCGCAGGATCGCCAGCACCAGGTTGACCCGGTCGGTGCCGGCCG encodes:
- a CDS encoding fatty acid desaturase family protein; the protein is MAPAAGPDDGSDTAGTLCEGSDFSVLARRITDSGLMERRPGYYVARIGGVAALYAGAWTAFALIGPTWWQLAVGGVLGVLFSQIALVAHDIAHRQVFRLRRPSEAAGRIAGNLCVGMSYGWWQDKHTRHHANPNHEELDPDVSPDVLVWSQGQARSARGVARWIGGRQAYWFFPLLTLEGMNLHVAGVRALFRPAYKQRTLEAVLLGAHVVAYVTALLLVLTPLQALAFAAVHQAVFGVYMGCTFAPNHKGMPTLTGKDRPDFLRRQVLTSRNVRGGRLTDLVLGGLNYQIEHHLFPSMPTPHLRRAQPMVKAYCAELGIAYAESGLASSYAQALRHLHHAGAPLRAGATA
- a CDS encoding SCO5918 family protein; this translates as MTIARHHFYFHPSEVEQAMSGVAPEPVTGSSVDIGGVRYPVMQVGATLTRQDRRDFNAGEVERAMQALGFPLHSTTAG
- a CDS encoding S-(hydroxymethyl)mycothiol dehydrogenase, with the protein product MAQQVRGVVARGKGAAVGIETIVVPDPGPGEAVVAVQACGVCHTDLHYREGGIGEDFPYLLGHEAAGVVESVGEGVTEVGPGDFVVLNWRAVCGDCRACRRGRPWYCFATHNAAQKMTLLDGTELSPALGIGAFADKTLVAAGQCTKVDPAASPAAAGLLGCGVMAGLGAAINTGNVGRGDSVAVIGCGGVGNAAVVGARLAGAARIIAVDVDDRKLATARKLGATHTVNSRGSEPVEAIRELTGGFGADVVIEAVGRPETYQQAFYARDLAGTVVLVGVPTPEMKLELPLLDVFGRGGALKSSWYGDCLPSRDFPMLIDLYLQGRLDLDAFVTETIELADVEQAFARMRDGDVLRSVVVL
- a CDS encoding glutathione-independent formaldehyde dehydrogenase, whose translation is MKAVVYQEPFSVAVADVDTPGIQHPNDVVVRITSSAICGSDLHMYEGRTAAEAGIVFGHENLGIIEETGAGITSLKVGDRVVMPFNVACGFCKNCLAGNTGFCLTVNPGFAGGAYGYVAMGPYVGGQAEHLRVPFADFNCLKLPPGEQFETDFVLLADIFPTGYHGCELAEVAPGESVAVYGAGPVGLMAAYSALLRGAAKVFVVDRVPERLAKAEEIGAIPIDFTQGDPAEQIRDRTGGEGTDKGVDAVGYQAQAHDAGHEEPATVLNSLVETVRPTGRLGIPGLYVPSDPGGPDEHARHGQLLVSIGKMFEKGQRMGTGQCNVKRYNRQLRDLITAGRARPSFVVSHELPLDQAPMAYEKFDQRVEGYTKVVLHPALAA
- a CDS encoding discoidin domain-containing protein, giving the protein MSTPQTRVPPPPRRRGAGAPHGNGSGIRHGVRHGIRRRLRGGRALVGLVAAVAAFTGLALAGSPTALAVTGAQTAGGAAPAAAARPAAAPSEVPAAPAGFSTTWSDDFDGAAGTGLDTGTWRYDAGAGWTFGTGEIETMTDSTANVYQDGSGHLVLKALHSGTDPASGWTSGRVETQADGFGARPGGVVRVQASIQQPNLDTTNGAGYWPAFWMLGSPLRVGVGWPGSGEVDIMEDINARSSVFGTLHCGVSPGGPCNESTGIGSGERACSGCQTGYHTYAVEIDRSTSPEQIRYYLDGQNYFTVNSGQVDAATWANAVDHSFYVIFDLAIGGAFPGAFGGGPTAATASGGQMNVDYVAVYNKPAAGDLGPDIALGRPTTSSSNESADFPASNATDGDISTRWSSGFADPQWLQVDLGRSYDLTHAGLTWEAAAAAAYQLQVSSDGQNWTTVATNANSPQDLQDIALHTTGRYVRVYATARASQYGDSLYELALYGTPSDGSGPGGQATLLSQGRAATASSAESAAFPASAAVDGDAGTRWSSGFADPQWLQVDLGATHTISQVKLDWETAYGTAFQLQTSPDGRTWTSVYSTTSGTGGDQTLSVAGSGRYVRLYGTQRATQYGYSLWEFQVYGT
- a CDS encoding D-2-hydroxyacid dehydrogenase family protein — its product is MRVAVLDDYQQVAGELADWSGRLPGAETVFFPRHLADRDELVAALEPFDVVVAMRERTAFPREVLQRLPRLRLLVTTGMRNASLDLAAAAEFGVLVCGTRSHPTGTAELTWAMILGLVRRVADDDAAVRAGGWQQRIAPDLAGEVLGVVGLGRLGAQVAAVGAAFGMDVVAWSPHLTAERAARGGARAVTKDELFATAKVATVHMVLADDTRGIVGDAELGAMRPDAYLVNTSRFGLVDEGALRRALEAGRPAGVGLDVFDTEPLPDGHWLRSAPRTLLSPHMGYVTDRTYRIFFTDAVEDIAAWRAGAPVRTL